The region TTGCCCGTTTCCAATGACCCGAGAATACAAGCGATTGCCAACGCGTTAGTGGCTGAACCAGCTGACCGGGATACCTTGAAGGATTGGGCGCCACGCTGCGCCATGAGTGAGCGATCGTTGGCCCGTTTGATGGTCCAGGAGACGGGCTTGACGTTTGGTCGCTGGCGTCAGCAGTTACGTCTTGTCGTTGCTCTCCGGGAATTGGCCGGTGGCGCATCGGTGCAGACCGTAGCGGCCGAATTGGGCTATGAGTCAGTCAACGCCTTCATCACAATGTTCAAGAAAGCCTTGGGAAGCACCCCGGCGCAGTATTTGCGGAACGCCACAATGGGGGTACCCTGAAGTCATTGCCGGTCGATCTTTCCTTTGTGAATGCAAATGATCGAGGCGCATATTTTCCCAAACCGAACACCGCATATTTCCCCGCAGTGAAGGAATCATCGGCCGGGAGGTACCCAAGTGCCATCCCGCCAAAAGCGTCCATATGGTTCAGGAGATACTTGAAAAATTGAAGTCTGGGGCAAGAGATGTCGCTGAGTTCTGGATACAGATGACTGAAGCCTTCATTCATATCCGCTTTTATGCAATCCGCCAGACGAACGGCACATATGAAGGCTGTTTGCAAGTCGCTCAAGAGGTAACCCACATCAGAGCACTGACCGGAGAGCAAAGATTGCT is a window of Desulfovibrio sp. Huiquan2017 DNA encoding:
- a CDS encoding AraC family transcriptional regulator, with the translated sequence MIDRLVREGAGYPLDSHAARLARVALEELVEMPHERLNLPVSNDPRIQAIANALVAEPADRDTLKDWAPRCAMSERSLARLMVQETGLTFGRWRQQLRLVVALRELAGGASVQTVAAELGYESVNAFITMFKKALGSTPAQYLRNATMGVP
- a CDS encoding PAS domain-containing protein, which encodes MGREVPKCHPAKSVHMVQEILEKLKSGARDVAEFWIQMTEAFIHIRFYAIRQTNGTYEGCLQVAQEVTHIRALTGEQRLL